The sequence CTGCAGTGTTTCAGTTTTTTTTATCCGCCCGCCAGGCAAACTCCAGCCTTCAATACCTTTCCACTTCAGCAATAAAACCTTTAGCCGGCGTTCGTGATAACCAAAAATTGTGCAATCAATTGACAGGTTACCTATATAGGTCTTATGCCCGTTATCAATTAAATCCTGGATAAGTTTTTCAGTATCCATGGTGAAAATATTTCATTGCGTAAATTATACAGAATAATTCATTAACCACTATATTTAGGCATACAATTGCACACCATGATAAAAGATCGCAGAAATTTCATTAAACAATGCAGTTTAACTGCAGCCTCGCTTGCGCTGGCCAACCCGCTTTTGAATAATGCCTTCGCAGGTTCACCTCCTCCTAAATTATTCTTTGAAATTTCGCTGGCGGAATTTTCTTTCGCCAGTGATCTCTGGGGCGGTAAAATGACCAATCTTGATTTTCCGGCAAAAGCGAAAAAGGATTTCGGCATCAGCACCGTTGAATATGTGGCGATGTTTTTCAATAACAAACATACCAGTACAGAATACCTGGCTGACCTTAAAAAAAGGGCCGAAGATGTGGGTGTGAAAAACAACCTGATCATGGTGGACGGCGAAAACTTATCTGACCTGGATGATGTAAAAAGGAAAAAGGCAGTAGAGTCCCATTACAGTTGGGTAGATGCAGCAAAATACCTGGGATGCTCTGCCATCAGGGTGAACCTGGGTACGATGGACATGTTTGGTTCTGCGGAAGATGAAGCCAAAGCTTCAGTAGATGGCTATGGCCGACTACTCGAATATGGTGCGAAAAACGATATGGATATTATTGTCGAAAACCATACCGGAAGATCCTGCGATGCACAATGGCTTACGGCCATCATGAAAGAAGTAAATCATCCGCGTGCAGGCGTCTTACCAGATTTTGGTAATTTCTGTATCAACCGAACAAAGCCGGCCACACAGGATATTGCCGGCTATATGGCCACCAAATGCCTTGAGCAATATGACCTTTACAAAGGCGTGGAAGAACTAATGCCGTATGCAAAAGGGGTGAGTGCGAAAACACATAAATTCAAAGCCAATGGCGATGAAGCAGAGATGGATTTTAATCGGTTATTTACCATTATCAAAAAATCGGGCTTTTCAGGATATGTGGGAATTGAATATGAAGGCGGACTCATGCGCACCATGGGCAAGGATGAATCTTACCTCCTGAATGATGAGGGCGTGATGGCCACTAAGAAATTGCTGGAAAAAGTTGGTAAAGCCTAGTCCAATATTAAAAATGCAATAAGCCGCCATGATCATAGCGGCTTATTTAGATCTGGTAAATCGTCCGGGTGACGGACTTTCTGCCGGTAAAAAATGAATGTATATTTGATGCATGCGTATAGAAACCACACGGCTTTTCCTTTTACCTCTCAGTTACGACCAACTGGTAAAATATATGCGGTGCGACAATTCCCTGGAAGAAGAATTGCACCTGCAGCATCAGGAAAGGATTATGGCACCGGCATTGAAAGAGGCATTTGAGGAAACCATCCTGCCTAATGTTGCCGACCCGGCTAAAAACTATTTATACAATACCTTATGGACCGCCATTTCCAAAGCCGGCAATTTAATGGTAGGCGATATCTGTATTGTTGGTGAACCAACTGCAGCCGGTGAGATCGAGATCGGTTATGGTACTTATGATCAATTCAAGGGAAAAGGGTTTATGACAGAAGCCGTAGGTGGCATCATTGAATGGGCTAAAACACAAGTAGATGTGAAAGCCATAATTGCTTCTACCGAAAAAACCAATACGGCTTCATTCAGGGTACTTGAAAAAAATGGTTTTGTACGATCCGGTGAAACAGATACATTGTTTAAATGGACACTGCCAATCCTTGTATAGTAATTCAGCGCTTGCCGTTGTACCGGGAATAATACATCTTGTACCCCAGGCCCCACTCCACCCAATCTGCGGTTGCACCATTCATGGTCTTTAATCCAAGCTGGGCATAGAATTTTTTGGAAATATTATATTGAATGGCCGGACGGATGAATGTATTTCCTTTTAATTCGCGGCCAATTGAGGTGAGGTTAAAGCCAAGCTGAAACCTGAAGGACATACGCCAGAACATCAGGTCATAGCCAATATGAACAGCCGGAAAAAATGTTTCCATCTCTTCTTTATTAGCGGTGAATTCTGCAGTATCGCGGGCACTTGGATCAAAAAATGCATCAAAGCCAATATTTGCGGCATGCTTGGTATTGAACTTATGCTGGTATTCCACCACGGTGGAGGTAGTAAGGTATCGGTTATTGGTACCCGCATCATCTTTATTCTGGACGGTTCCAAAGGCCTGGTAAAAAGAAACATTATCCTCCCTGATCTTATCAGGATTTTCAGTCTTACCAAATGTTGGCCGGGCTTCCAGGATGGTGGTGGGATGAATGGATTTGTCCACCTTCCTTTGCATCGAATTATAATTATAGCGTGCCCCAAGACTAAAACCCAACATATTCAGGCCAAGATTGGGTGTTACCGTACGACCATTACTGAAATGTGTCAGGTCAAATCCGTACAATAAATCAATTTCCCGGTTCAATTCGTATTTACCGCCGGCATGGATCGCAAAATAGGCGGCGAGCTTTGCCCCGATAGCATCATTGATGCTGTTATGATCGGGATTATAAGGATGAAGGTTAAAGGTTACCCCAAGGGATGGTTCAACCTGGAAGGTATTGCGCTGGTTTTTGGTAAGCGGGAAAGTAATAAATCCAAAAAGTGCGTGGGGACTCCCAAAAATATCCACATCCCCTACATAGCCGCTGTACCATCCCAAACCATAAGAAGGAAAATTGTATTGTCTCTGCCAGTCCGCCTTACCCTGGGATTGCCAGCCGGTGCGAAGTTCAATGGCCCCATAGCCATTTTTAAGTTTATCCGTTAAAGCTTCCCCGGTATAAATGTGTTTTCCCGTATGCAACTTCAAACTAAAGAACTTAAATGTTCCATCATTGGGGTCGGATTGGGCAGCTAGTTTTATCGAAATAAACAGGCACGATATTACCTTAAGGATAAAGGGGTATCGCATGAATTCGGTTTAATTACCATATTAAAATAAAGGTATTCACTTATACAAAGTGACAAATTTAACCATAAATAATTATTTTTATACATTAATATATTCTTATTGATTATAATACAAGAATGCTAAAACTGAATTTATTCCTCCTAGCATTTGCCCCCCTTTACCTTTTTGCCCAGGAGAAACAGTCGGATACAATTAATATCCACCCCCCGCAAAAATGGGTCCAGTCCATGAACAACTATATTACCCTGAAACTGACCCAGAGTTCAGATGTAGAAACACTTGGGGTGGAGACTGGCACGAATAGTATCCAACTCAGCCCAAACAGCAAGAGTACCACGAGTTTGGCCTTTGGTTACCGGTTCATTACCTACAGTCTTAAATATACTGCCAAATTCCTGCCCGGTAATGATGATGATGATACCAGGGGTAAGACCAAGAGTGGCGGAATGGGCTTCGGATTTAATTTTAATCACTGGCAGCAGTTCTTATCATTTTCTAAAACAACGGGTTATTACCTGGAGAATACTGCTGATTATGACCCTGACTGGGAAAACGGTAAGCCTTACATACAGTTTCCTA comes from Flavihumibacter fluvii and encodes:
- a CDS encoding acyloxyacyl hydrolase, whose translation is MRYPFILKVISCLFISIKLAAQSDPNDGTFKFFSLKLHTGKHIYTGEALTDKLKNGYGAIELRTGWQSQGKADWQRQYNFPSYGLGWYSGYVGDVDIFGSPHALFGFITFPLTKNQRNTFQVEPSLGVTFNLHPYNPDHNSINDAIGAKLAAYFAIHAGGKYELNREIDLLYGFDLTHFSNGRTVTPNLGLNMLGFSLGARYNYNSMQRKVDKSIHPTTILEARPTFGKTENPDKIREDNVSFYQAFGTVQNKDDAGTNNRYLTTSTVVEYQHKFNTKHAANIGFDAFFDPSARDTAEFTANKEEMETFFPAVHIGYDLMFWRMSFRFQLGFNLTSIGRELKGNTFIRPAIQYNISKKFYAQLGLKTMNGATADWVEWGLGYKMYYSRYNGKR
- a CDS encoding GNAT family N-acetyltransferase; its protein translation is MRIETTRLFLLPLSYDQLVKYMRCDNSLEEELHLQHQERIMAPALKEAFEETILPNVADPAKNYLYNTLWTAISKAGNLMVGDICIVGEPTAAGEIEIGYGTYDQFKGKGFMTEAVGGIIEWAKTQVDVKAIIASTEKTNTASFRVLEKNGFVRSGETDTLFKWTLPILV
- a CDS encoding TIM barrel protein — protein: MIKDRRNFIKQCSLTAASLALANPLLNNAFAGSPPPKLFFEISLAEFSFASDLWGGKMTNLDFPAKAKKDFGISTVEYVAMFFNNKHTSTEYLADLKKRAEDVGVKNNLIMVDGENLSDLDDVKRKKAVESHYSWVDAAKYLGCSAIRVNLGTMDMFGSAEDEAKASVDGYGRLLEYGAKNDMDIIVENHTGRSCDAQWLTAIMKEVNHPRAGVLPDFGNFCINRTKPATQDIAGYMATKCLEQYDLYKGVEELMPYAKGVSAKTHKFKANGDEAEMDFNRLFTIIKKSGFSGYVGIEYEGGLMRTMGKDESYLLNDEGVMATKKLLEKVGKA